A window of the Radiobacillus deserti genome harbors these coding sequences:
- a CDS encoding LOG family protein produces MNRVAVYCGSSKGATEEYVQAARRLGKELASRNIALVYGGASVGVMGAVANSVLENGGQAIGVMPRFLEEREISHKALTDLIIVETMHERKAKMAELVDGFITLPGGAGTMEEFFEVLTWAQIGLHKKPCGLLNTNHYYGPLVDFFSHMVDEQFMQERYKDMVIVEESSEMLLDRFEDYIAPGMKTYENQ; encoded by the coding sequence ATGAATCGAGTTGCTGTTTATTGTGGATCAAGTAAAGGAGCTACGGAAGAATATGTACAAGCAGCCCGGAGATTAGGAAAAGAATTGGCAAGCCGCAATATTGCCCTTGTCTATGGAGGAGCAAGTGTTGGAGTAATGGGTGCGGTTGCGAATTCCGTACTAGAAAATGGGGGACAAGCGATTGGCGTCATGCCCCGTTTCTTGGAGGAACGCGAGATATCCCATAAAGCATTAACGGACTTAATCATCGTTGAAACAATGCATGAACGGAAAGCGAAAATGGCAGAATTGGTGGATGGGTTCATTACTTTGCCTGGCGGTGCGGGAACGATGGAGGAATTTTTTGAAGTATTAACATGGGCCCAAATTGGATTACATAAAAAGCCTTGTGGTTTATTAAATACGAATCATTATTACGGTCCATTAGTCGACTTCTTTTCGCATATGGTAGACGAGCAATTTATGCAAGAACGCTATAAAGACATGGTAATCGTAGAAGAAAGCTCCGAAATGCTACTAGATAGGTTTGAGGATTACATCGCACCTGGCATGAAGACCTATGAAAATCAGTAA
- a CDS encoding ring-cleaving dioxygenase → MNQLKGVHHVTAITSSAEKNYEFFTFVLGMRLVKKTVNQDDIQTYHLFFADDTGNPGTDMTFFDFPGIPKGTHGTNEIYRTGFRVPSDEALEYWVKRFDRLEVKHSGIKEQFGKKSLSFEDFDEQQYQLVSDENNEGVDAGIPWQKGPIPLEYAITGLGPLHIRIQNFDFFKEMLEKVLLFREVDQDGSVHLFEVGEGGNGASVIVEHNVMLPQARQGFGTVHHAAFRVEDRKELDEWDERMKGFGFQTSGFVDRFFFKSLYSRVAPQILFEFATDGPGFMGDEPYETLGEKLSLPPFLEPKREQIESMVRPIDTVRSTIDFKKE, encoded by the coding sequence TTGAACCAACTAAAAGGAGTTCACCACGTAACGGCTATCACAAGTAGTGCAGAGAAGAACTATGAATTTTTCACGTTTGTGTTAGGGATGCGACTTGTAAAAAAGACTGTAAATCAGGATGATATTCAGACCTACCATTTGTTCTTTGCGGATGATACGGGAAACCCTGGAACAGATATGACATTTTTTGATTTTCCGGGCATACCGAAAGGGACGCACGGTACAAACGAGATTTATCGTACAGGCTTCCGTGTTCCTAGTGATGAAGCACTTGAATATTGGGTAAAGCGATTTGATCGATTAGAAGTAAAGCATAGTGGGATTAAAGAACAATTCGGGAAAAAGTCACTTTCCTTTGAAGATTTTGATGAGCAACAGTATCAGCTAGTATCGGATGAAAACAATGAAGGAGTAGATGCGGGTATTCCGTGGCAAAAGGGACCAATCCCATTAGAATATGCTATTACTGGGCTTGGACCACTGCATATACGAATACAAAATTTTGATTTCTTTAAAGAAATGCTAGAAAAAGTGTTATTGTTTAGAGAAGTGGATCAAGATGGATCCGTACATCTATTTGAAGTCGGCGAAGGTGGCAATGGAGCATCCGTCATAGTCGAGCACAATGTGATGCTACCACAAGCACGTCAAGGCTTTGGAACGGTTCACCATGCTGCCTTCCGAGTGGAGGATCGTAAAGAACTGGACGAGTGGGATGAGCGAATGAAAGGGTTCGGTTTCCAAACCTCTGGGTTTGTAGATCGCTTCTTCTTTAAATCCTTATACTCACGTGTTGCACCACAAATTTTATTCGAATTTGCGACAGATGGACCAGGATTTATGGGGGACGAACCTTACGAAACATTAGGAGAAAAACTTTCCTTACCTCCGTTCCTAGAACCGAAGCGTGAGCAAATTGAAAGCATGGTTCGACCAATTGATACTGTTCGTAGTACGATTGACTTTAAGAAGGAATAA
- a CDS encoding sporulation protein, whose product MINKVLNMMKVGSAKVDLKLASRELKHGEHLTGVFELKGGWVSTKLKRLECDLVRECPGKKPEFIEPVKTLLTSKTINLGEQQEIAFSYLIPANLEPSSEDVKYCLRTKVVFMDDVKCVDSDEIVVKK is encoded by the coding sequence TTGATTAACAAAGTACTCAATATGATGAAGGTAGGCTCCGCAAAAGTGGACCTGAAGCTAGCATCTAGAGAACTAAAGCATGGTGAGCACTTAACAGGCGTTTTCGAATTAAAAGGTGGCTGGGTCAGTACGAAACTTAAGCGATTAGAGTGTGATCTGGTCCGTGAATGCCCTGGAAAGAAACCAGAGTTTATTGAGCCGGTAAAAACTTTGCTAACTTCTAAAACAATTAACTTAGGAGAGCAACAAGAGATTGCTTTTTCCTATCTTATTCCAGCTAATCTAGAGCCATCCTCTGAGGATGTAAAATACTGCTTACGTACAAAAGTCGTCTTTATGGACGATGTAAAATGTGTAGACAGTGACGAGATTGTTGTTAAAAAATAA